The Actinobacillus equuli genome includes a window with the following:
- a CDS encoding DUF5363 domain-containing protein, protein MSGKSSDTSQSWFKKMLAKYDKFCEELGVNQGACRGCVPVVKFDPEKEPKSTKSQDKNATEQHSS, encoded by the coding sequence ATGTCTGGTAAATCGTCAGATACATCACAAAGCTGGTTCAAAAAAATGCTGGCGAAATATGATAAATTTTGTGAAGAACTCGGTGTAAACCAAGGTGCTTGCCGTGGCTGCGTGCCGGTGGTGAAATTCGATCCGGAAAAAGAACCGAAATCAACAAAATCACAAGATAAAAACGCGACAGAACAGCACTCAAGCTAG
- the serB gene encoding phosphoserine phosphatase SerB has product MPNTIFIFAKQLSKQQIQQFSVQTDAKLLKQAAYLGYNLAFFETNLTACDLRAAASQIAADVADLAIVPNLAEAGLLVMDMDSTAIKIECIDEIAKLAGSGEIVSAITASAMRGELDFEQSLRKRVGTLENAPESILQTVREKLPLMDGFEQMVSELKAHGWKLAIASGGFDYFADYLKEKYQLDYAVSNQLEIIDGELTGVVLGKVVDAQYKAQTLTSLGEQFNIPQNQWVAIGDGANDLPMIKTAALGVALHAKPKVQEQAKFVINFGDLSALCVLLNAKNLYVSSN; this is encoded by the coding sequence ATGCCAAACACCATTTTTATCTTTGCCAAGCAACTAAGCAAGCAGCAAATTCAGCAATTCTCAGTACAAACCGATGCAAAATTGTTAAAACAAGCGGCCTATTTAGGCTATAACCTTGCATTTTTTGAAACAAATTTAACCGCTTGCGATTTACGAGCAGCAGCAAGCCAAATAGCAGCAGATGTGGCGGATTTAGCGATTGTGCCGAATCTTGCGGAAGCCGGCTTATTGGTTATGGATATGGATTCCACCGCAATTAAAATCGAGTGTATTGATGAGATTGCCAAACTGGCGGGTTCCGGTGAAATCGTCTCAGCAATCACCGCAAGTGCCATGCGCGGTGAACTGGATTTCGAGCAAAGTTTACGTAAACGGGTTGGTACGCTGGAAAATGCACCGGAAAGCATTTTACAAACCGTACGAGAAAAGCTACCGCTGATGGACGGCTTTGAACAAATGGTCAGCGAACTAAAAGCACACGGTTGGAAATTAGCGATTGCTTCGGGCGGTTTTGATTATTTCGCCGACTATTTAAAAGAGAAATATCAGTTGGATTATGCAGTTTCTAATCAGTTAGAAATTATTGACGGCGAGTTAACCGGTGTCGTGCTGGGTAAAGTGGTGGATGCACAATATAAAGCGCAAACCTTAACCTCATTGGGCGAACAATTTAATATTCCACAAAATCAGTGGGTTGCAATTGGTGATGGCGCAAATGATTTACCAATGATCAAAACTGCCGCTCTCGGGGTTGCGCTGCACGCTAAACCAAAAGTTCAAGAACAGGCGAAATTTGTGATAAACTTTGGCGACTTGAGCGCATTGTGCGTGCTGCTTAATGCGAAAAATCTCTATGTATCATCCAACTAG
- the glgP gene encoding glycogen/starch/alpha-glucan family phosphorylase produces MALTAQFSALFERSLQAYCEERSLNPTQLSDQQWYQLVAQVAHQAALQFFPKNAPLVDTRKVNYLSMEFLVGRLLGNNLQNLGVYQYVVDEVAKYGKTLVDILEQETDPAFGNGGLGRLAACYLDSMASLAQPAVGYGLHYQYGLFKQSFDWAGRQHEEGDAWGRDFFPLQSHRADFRQQVGFAGEVHHIAGDKYEWQPAWTIYGEAFDLPVVGYKGVQQPLRLWQGYSETAFDLAKFNDGDYLDSESAVIDASKITKVLYPNDNHQNGKELRLMQQYFHCACSVADIIKNHLAKGRTLDQLAEFEVIQLNDTHPAIAIPELMRLLLDQYGYSWEKAWAICSKVFAYTNHTLLPEALEQWDQNLVAKLLPRHLIIIERINLELYQQVKACFTEDELANVWDETAIIANNRVRMANLCVVGSFAVNGVAQIHSDLVISDLFPAYAKLFNGRFHNVTNGITPRRWIRQANPLLSALLDQHIEGDWTQNLELLRQIEPLAENSAFQTAYAEIKQQNKQALAQVIEETLGIQVNQNAIFDVQIKRFHEYKRQHLNLLNIIATYQELKANPDMPFVPRVFIFAGKAAPGYFMAKQIIQAINNVAHVINHDPEMQGKLQVAFLPNYSVSLAEKIIPAADVSEQISLAGKEASGTGNMKLALNGAITLGTLDGANVEIAEFAGEENVVIFGHTVESVRELREKGYVSREYYEQDEVLRKAIDALADGSFAGGNKEIFEPLVYDLLNKDYFCVLADFASYREAQQEVAKRYQNQTAWLKSTILNTARLGSFSSDRSIRDYQTRIWKR; encoded by the coding sequence ATGGCGCTCACGGCACAATTTTCAGCATTATTTGAACGCAGTTTACAAGCTTACTGCGAAGAACGTTCTTTAAACCCAACTCAATTATCCGATCAACAATGGTATCAGCTGGTAGCACAAGTCGCACACCAAGCCGCTTTGCAATTTTTCCCGAAAAACGCACCGCTTGTTGATACTCGCAAAGTCAATTACCTTTCAATGGAATTCCTAGTCGGACGTTTACTCGGTAATAACTTACAGAATCTCGGCGTATATCAATATGTGGTAGATGAAGTGGCGAAATACGGCAAAACGTTAGTCGATATTTTAGAACAAGAAACTGATCCGGCTTTCGGTAACGGCGGTTTAGGACGCTTAGCCGCCTGCTATTTAGACTCAATGGCAAGCCTTGCTCAACCGGCAGTAGGTTACGGTTTACATTATCAATACGGCTTATTCAAACAAAGCTTTGATTGGGCGGGCAGACAACATGAAGAAGGCGACGCGTGGGGGCGTGATTTCTTCCCGTTACAGTCACACCGTGCGGATTTCCGCCAACAAGTCGGCTTTGCCGGCGAAGTTCATCATATTGCCGGCGATAAATACGAATGGCAACCGGCATGGACAATTTACGGTGAAGCATTTGATTTACCGGTGGTCGGTTATAAAGGCGTACAACAACCGTTACGCTTATGGCAAGGCTACAGTGAAACCGCTTTTGATTTAGCCAAATTCAATGACGGCGACTATTTAGATTCTGAGTCTGCGGTGATTGATGCGTCAAAAATTACCAAAGTGCTATACCCGAACGATAACCACCAAAACGGTAAAGAATTGCGTCTAATGCAACAATATTTCCATTGTGCCTGTTCGGTAGCGGATATTATCAAAAATCACTTAGCTAAAGGCAGAACTCTCGACCAATTAGCGGAATTTGAAGTGATTCAATTAAATGACACCCACCCCGCAATTGCGATTCCTGAGTTAATGCGTTTATTACTCGACCAATACGGTTACAGCTGGGAAAAAGCGTGGGCAATCTGTTCAAAAGTATTCGCTTATACCAACCACACCCTGTTGCCGGAAGCGCTAGAACAATGGGATCAAAACCTTGTTGCTAAATTATTGCCTCGTCATTTGATCATCATTGAACGCATTAATCTTGAGCTTTACCAACAAGTCAAAGCTTGCTTTACAGAAGATGAATTAGCCAACGTATGGGACGAAACGGCAATTATCGCCAATAATCGTGTACGTATGGCAAATCTTTGCGTGGTCGGTTCCTTTGCGGTTAACGGTGTAGCACAAATTCACTCGGATTTAGTGATTAGCGATTTATTCCCTGCTTATGCGAAATTATTTAACGGCAGATTCCATAATGTGACGAACGGTATCACCCCACGCCGTTGGATCCGTCAAGCTAACCCGTTATTAAGCGCATTACTCGATCAACATATTGAAGGCGACTGGACACAAAATTTAGAGCTGTTACGTCAAATCGAACCGCTTGCAGAAAATTCGGCATTTCAGACAGCTTACGCTGAGATTAAGCAACAAAATAAACAGGCGCTGGCACAAGTGATTGAGGAAACACTGGGTATCCAAGTGAATCAAAATGCGATCTTTGACGTACAAATTAAACGCTTCCACGAATATAAACGTCAGCACCTCAATTTATTGAATATTATCGCCACTTATCAAGAGCTGAAAGCCAATCCGGATATGCCATTTGTGCCGCGCGTCTTTATTTTTGCCGGCAAAGCCGCACCGGGTTATTTTATGGCGAAGCAAATTATTCAAGCGATTAATAATGTGGCGCACGTCATCAATCACGATCCGGAAATGCAAGGTAAATTACAAGTAGCATTTTTACCGAACTACAGTGTAAGTCTGGCGGAAAAAATCATTCCGGCGGCAGATGTTTCCGAACAAATTTCCCTTGCCGGTAAAGAAGCCTCTGGTACAGGTAATATGAAATTAGCCCTAAATGGTGCGATTACCTTAGGTACACTTGACGGTGCGAATGTGGAAATTGCCGAATTTGCTGGTGAGGAGAATGTTGTGATTTTCGGTCATACGGTTGAATCAGTACGTGAATTACGAGAAAAAGGTTATGTTTCTCGTGAATATTACGAACAAGATGAAGTTTTACGTAAAGCGATTGACGCGTTAGCGGACGGTTCATTTGCCGGCGGTAATAAAGAAATCTTCGAACCATTAGTTTATGATTTGCTAAACAAAGACTATTTCTGCGTATTAGCCGATTTTGCAAGCTACCGTGAAGCACAGCAAGAAGTTGCAAAACGTTACCAAAATCAGACCGCTTGGTTAAAATCTACGATTCTGAATACCGCGCGTCTCGGCAGCTTTAGCTCAGACCGTTCAATTCGTGATTACCAAACAAGAATTTGGAAAAGATAA
- a CDS encoding YtjB family periplasmic protein produces MYLPREKLVKIGLLAGISALCVMVVSVILSGVNQFKLGSQLASVNQVSNLSHLLVRQQANLFSLMLVKNVKNEDLIEALDTFSKEDFVIDASLYSPSGTLIAQSHNALEFKSLLKQDKTEENAQQLATQQIVEPIFSQQDLVGFLRVTFDAEYGQTTKSKVERIFHQLYGQLIILVLAGILLASSYHYFFRRKSVVIHSSVKLPTTKTKTQTQRFHSRRRTFRRK; encoded by the coding sequence ATGTATTTACCCCGTGAAAAACTCGTGAAAATTGGTTTACTTGCCGGAATTAGTGCCTTATGCGTTATGGTTGTGAGTGTGATTTTAAGCGGCGTTAACCAGTTTAAATTAGGTTCACAACTGGCGAGTGTTAATCAAGTTTCCAACCTTTCGCATTTATTAGTACGCCAGCAAGCGAATTTGTTTTCGTTGATGTTAGTGAAAAATGTAAAAAACGAAGATTTGATCGAAGCATTGGACACGTTTTCGAAAGAAGATTTTGTAATTGATGCCAGTTTGTATTCGCCGTCCGGCACTTTGATTGCCCAAAGTCATAATGCTTTAGAATTTAAGTCGTTACTTAAGCAAGACAAGACGGAAGAGAATGCTCAGCAACTAGCAACCCAACAAATCGTAGAGCCGATTTTTTCTCAGCAAGATTTAGTCGGTTTTTTGCGTGTGACATTTGATGCGGAATATGGGCAAACGACCAAAAGTAAAGTGGAGCGCATTTTCCATCAGCTATATGGCCAACTGATTATTTTAGTCTTGGCAGGCATCTTGCTTGCAAGTAGTTACCATTATTTCTTCCGTCGTAAAAGCGTGGTGATACATTCATCGGTTAAGCTGCCGACAACCAAGACTAAGACCCAAACCCAACGTTTTCATTCACGTCGCCGTACATTTAGACGTAAGTAA
- the infA gene encoding translation initiation factor IF-1 has translation MAKEDCIEMQGTILETLPNTMFRVELENGHVVTAHISGKMRKNYIRILTGDKVTVEMTPYDLSKARIIFRAR, from the coding sequence ATGGCTAAAGAAGATTGCATTGAGATGCAAGGTACAATTTTAGAAACCTTACCAAATACAATGTTTCGTGTGGAATTAGAAAACGGTCACGTTGTTACCGCACATATTTCAGGTAAAATGCGTAAAAACTATATTCGTATTTTAACCGGTGATAAAGTAACGGTAGAAATGACGCCATACGATTTAAGCAAAGCACGTATTATTTTCCGTGCACGTTAA
- a CDS encoding NCS2 family permease has product MLERLFQLSAKGSNAKTEIVAGITTFFTMVYIVFVNPSILGVAGMDTQVVFVTTCLIAAFGTIAMGLFSNLPIALAPAMGLNAFFAFVVVQKLGYSWQVGMGAIFLGSVGLFLLTILQIRYWFMSAIPLGLRVGIGAGIGLFIALIGFKNMGLVVANPATLVALGDLHDPKVLMGILGFFIIVVLAAKGIHSGVLISIAVVTALALIFDPAVSFNGVMSMPPSLDAVVGQVDIAGALDVGLLGIIFSFMLVNLFDSSGTLIAVTTKAGFADEQGRFPRMKQALLVDSTAAMAGSFMGTSAISTYIESGSGVSVGGRTGLTAVTVGILFLLTIFFSPLAGVVPAYATAGALVFVGILMASSLIEVKWDDLTEATPAFITTAMMPFTYSITEGIAFGFISYCVMKACTGRWKEINPSVAVVSLLFIAKFVWVG; this is encoded by the coding sequence ATGTTAGAACGTTTGTTCCAATTATCCGCAAAAGGCTCTAATGCCAAAACAGAAATCGTGGCAGGTATTACTACCTTCTTCACCATGGTTTACATCGTGTTCGTTAACCCGTCTATTCTTGGTGTAGCAGGTATGGATACCCAAGTGGTTTTCGTCACCACCTGTTTAATCGCCGCATTCGGGACGATTGCGATGGGCTTATTCAGTAATCTTCCTATCGCACTTGCACCGGCAATGGGCTTAAATGCGTTTTTCGCTTTTGTGGTGGTACAAAAATTAGGTTACTCATGGCAAGTGGGTATGGGCGCTATTTTCTTAGGCTCGGTCGGTTTATTCTTATTAACAATTTTACAAATTCGTTATTGGTTTATGTCGGCTATTCCGCTCGGTTTACGTGTCGGTATCGGTGCGGGTATCGGCTTATTTATCGCCCTTATCGGCTTTAAAAATATGGGCTTAGTAGTCGCAAATCCGGCAACACTTGTTGCACTGGGCGATCTGCACGATCCAAAAGTATTAATGGGCATCTTAGGTTTCTTTATTATTGTGGTGTTAGCCGCAAAAGGCATTCACTCAGGCGTACTTATTTCTATCGCCGTAGTCACTGCATTAGCGTTAATTTTTGACCCTGCGGTAAGTTTTAACGGTGTAATGTCTATGCCGCCAAGTTTAGATGCGGTAGTCGGTCAGGTGGATATTGCCGGTGCGTTAGATGTCGGTTTACTCGGCATTATTTTCTCCTTTATGTTAGTCAACTTATTCGACTCATCAGGTACATTAATTGCGGTAACTACCAAAGCCGGCTTTGCTGATGAACAAGGCCGCTTCCCTCGTATGAAACAAGCCTTATTAGTGGACAGTACTGCAGCAATGGCAGGTTCATTTATGGGAACATCGGCAATCAGTACTTATATCGAAAGCGGCTCAGGTGTATCCGTTGGCGGTCGTACCGGTTTAACTGCGGTAACCGTAGGTATCTTATTCTTATTAACCATTTTCTTCTCGCCGCTTGCTGGTGTCGTTCCGGCTTATGCAACTGCCGGTGCATTAGTTTTCGTGGGCATTTTAATGGCTTCAAGTTTAATTGAAGTGAAATGGGATGACTTAACCGAAGCGACTCCGGCGTTTATCACTACAGCAATGATGCCGTTTACTTATTCAATTACAGAAGGTATCGCATTCGGCTTTATTTCATATTGCGTGATGAAAGCTTGTACCGGTCGTTGGAAAGAAATCAATCCATCTGTTGCGGTAGTATCATTACTGTTTATCGCAAAATTTGTTTGGGTTGGCTAA
- a CDS encoding YajQ family cyclic di-GMP-binding protein has protein sequence MPSFDIVSEITMHEVRNAVENANRVLSTRYDFRGVEAVIELNEKNESIKLTTESDFQLEQLIEILIGSCVKRGIEHNSLDIPSDAEHHGKLYSKEIKLKQGIETEMAKKITKLIKDSKIKVQTQIQGEQVRVTGKSRDDLQAAIQLVKGAELGQPFQFNNFRD, from the coding sequence ATGCCATCTTTTGATATCGTTTCTGAAATTACCATGCACGAAGTGCGTAACGCCGTTGAAAATGCTAACCGTGTTTTAAGCACCCGTTATGACTTCCGTGGTGTTGAAGCCGTTATTGAGCTTAACGAAAAAAACGAAAGCATTAAATTAACCACCGAATCTGATTTCCAATTAGAGCAATTAATCGAGATTTTAATCGGTTCTTGTGTAAAACGTGGTATCGAACACAACTCGCTTGATATTCCAAGTGATGCGGAACATCACGGTAAACTCTACTCAAAAGAGATCAAACTTAAACAGGGTATCGAAACCGAAATGGCGAAGAAGATCACAAAGCTGATCAAAGATTCAAAAATTAAAGTTCAGACCCAAATTCAAGGCGAACAAGTACGTGTAACTGGTAAATCTCGTGATGATTTACAAGCGGCAATCCAGCTGGTAAAAGGCGCAGAACTTGGTCAGCCGTTCCAATTTAATAACTTCCGTGACTAA
- a CDS encoding DsrE/DsrF/TusD sulfur relay family protein, whose translation MQKLLFIFNSAPYGNESLFSGLRLALQIQEQHKAQIKLFLMSDSVTAGLKKQNPAEGYNLQQMLEILTAQGATVKLCKTCTNARGITELPLADGVEIGTLIELADWTIEADKVLNF comes from the coding sequence ATGCAAAAACTCCTCTTTATCTTCAACTCAGCGCCTTACGGCAATGAATCTTTATTTAGCGGTTTACGTTTAGCGCTACAAATTCAAGAACAGCATAAAGCTCAAATCAAATTATTCTTAATGTCCGATTCCGTCACGGCAGGTTTGAAAAAACAAAATCCGGCAGAAGGCTACAACCTACAACAAATGCTGGAAATTCTCACCGCACAAGGCGCAACGGTTAAACTTTGTAAAACCTGTACCAATGCACGTGGCATTACTGAATTACCACTGGCAGACGGTGTAGAAATCGGTACACTGATTGAGCTGGCGGATTGGACAATCGAAGCAGACAAGGTATTAAATTTCTAA
- the malT gene encoding HTH-type transcriptional regulator MalT: MQATFSRLIPTKLISSKVNRTVKETETVERTLLLNELNRAEFYPMTLVIAPAGYGKTTLVCQWKEKQLAKNQRIGWYSLDESDNKTEQFSAYFTAALSQATDLSFSGIVYQNNLVDYFSQLLVQLSQVRSHFYLVIDDYHHIENSEIHDALRFWLKHQPQTMSLIVLSRLTPPLSITNLRIHEQLLEIDVYQLAFTPTETRQFLALKFNEPLTDDEVFSLCDRVEGWATALQLVSFAVKQNPELLRSPEKLFAKLNQQHIADYLNEEVFHYVEPEIKLFMQRCAILRSMNEKLVLALTKDENGVKKLDELEKMGLFIQRILHDDGEIWWKFHPILASYLAQSCRLELPCEWQELHKIAAMMWLKLGYGSEALYHAQMLEDSQTLYTILQEHGWSLFHQGQLKLLEDCLVLLSAQQLWQDSNLVLLKAWLAQSQHRHQEVSGILQKFQPNQPLVADLQARFDALKAQVAINEGNDEQAYNLAKQALVHLSSDFGYAQIVANSIIGEAQHCRGYLKEGLAQMQKVEKMALEQRAYHQWLWSKLQQAEILSAQGFWQSAYDLLKDTTLQAQHLHQIPMHEFLLRLKGQILWEWHHLDQAEAMANAGIEVLEKEGEQAHCLALLAKVSLTKGDLNNAGRLIEQCRNLIIAQAVHWDWRSTFDEVQMLYWQISDDKSHLESWLTQVSFPEQDNNHFLQRQWRNIARCYLLQDNFEQALNILNRLLQTSATFNLISDTQRALILRNRVFYRQGRMDLAQKDLIRALNLTQQTNFISAFVIEGDLMAQQIRQLLQINVLDELSTHKAQFILRSINQHNRHKFAHFDEEFVANLLKNPQVPELLKISPLTAREWQVLGLIYSGYSNEQISQELVVAITTIKTHIRNLYQKIGVANRSEAIEYTRSLLRMMGYS; the protein is encoded by the coding sequence ATGCAAGCAACATTTTCAAGATTGATTCCAACTAAGCTAATTTCTAGTAAAGTCAATCGAACTGTCAAAGAGACAGAAACCGTTGAACGAACATTACTCTTAAATGAATTAAATCGGGCGGAATTTTACCCGATGACGCTTGTTATTGCCCCGGCAGGCTACGGCAAAACAACGCTGGTTTGCCAATGGAAGGAAAAACAATTAGCGAAAAACCAGCGTATCGGTTGGTACTCACTTGACGAAAGTGACAATAAAACAGAACAATTCTCCGCGTATTTTACCGCTGCACTCTCGCAAGCGACCGACCTCTCTTTTTCCGGAATTGTTTACCAAAATAATTTGGTAGATTATTTCTCTCAGTTATTGGTTCAGCTTTCTCAGGTACGTAGCCATTTCTACTTAGTGATAGACGATTATCATCATATTGAAAATAGCGAAATTCATGATGCGCTTCGTTTTTGGTTAAAGCATCAACCACAGACGATGAGCCTGATTGTCTTATCACGTTTAACCCCTCCGTTAAGTATTACCAATTTACGAATTCATGAACAACTATTAGAAATTGATGTGTATCAGCTGGCATTCACGCCGACCGAAACTCGTCAATTTTTAGCGTTAAAATTTAATGAACCACTTACAGATGATGAGGTATTTTCGCTTTGTGATCGGGTTGAAGGCTGGGCAACGGCATTGCAATTAGTCAGTTTTGCGGTGAAACAAAATCCTGAATTATTGCGTTCTCCGGAAAAATTATTTGCCAAGCTCAATCAACAACATATTGCCGATTATCTGAATGAAGAAGTATTCCATTACGTTGAGCCGGAAATTAAGTTATTTATGCAACGCTGTGCGATTTTACGTTCGATGAATGAAAAATTAGTACTTGCTCTCACTAAAGATGAAAACGGCGTGAAAAAACTCGATGAATTAGAAAAAATGGGGCTTTTTATTCAACGGATCTTACATGATGATGGTGAAATTTGGTGGAAATTTCATCCGATCTTAGCATCTTATCTTGCGCAAAGTTGTCGCTTGGAACTGCCTTGTGAATGGCAAGAGCTACATAAAATCGCAGCGATGATGTGGCTGAAATTAGGCTATGGATCCGAGGCGCTTTATCATGCGCAGATGTTGGAAGATTCTCAAACGCTTTATACCATTTTACAAGAACATGGCTGGTCTTTATTTCATCAAGGTCAGCTTAAGTTATTGGAAGACTGTTTGGTATTACTTTCAGCGCAGCAGCTTTGGCAAGACTCAAACTTAGTACTGTTAAAAGCGTGGCTTGCACAGAGCCAGCACCGTCATCAAGAAGTGTCGGGTATTTTGCAAAAGTTTCAGCCAAATCAACCGCTTGTTGCCGATTTACAAGCACGTTTTGATGCACTAAAAGCACAGGTCGCGATTAATGAGGGTAATGATGAGCAAGCCTATAATTTAGCAAAACAGGCACTTGTTCATCTGTCATCTGATTTTGGTTATGCACAAATTGTTGCAAACTCTATTATCGGAGAAGCGCAACATTGCCGTGGTTATTTGAAAGAGGGTTTGGCTCAAATGCAGAAAGTGGAGAAAATGGCATTGGAGCAAAGGGCCTATCATCAGTGGTTATGGTCGAAGTTGCAACAAGCGGAAATTTTATCGGCACAAGGCTTTTGGCAGTCTGCCTATGATTTGCTAAAAGACACCACTTTACAAGCGCAGCATTTACACCAAATTCCAATGCACGAGTTTTTATTGCGTTTAAAAGGGCAAATCTTATGGGAATGGCATCATTTAGACCAAGCGGAAGCGATGGCAAATGCCGGTATTGAAGTCTTAGAAAAAGAGGGCGAGCAAGCGCATTGTTTGGCATTGTTGGCAAAGGTTTCGCTGACTAAAGGTGATTTAAATAATGCAGGACGTTTGATAGAACAATGTCGCAATTTAATTATTGCTCAGGCGGTGCATTGGGATTGGCGTTCAACTTTTGATGAAGTACAAATGCTGTATTGGCAAATCAGTGATGATAAGTCGCATTTAGAAAGCTGGTTGACACAAGTCAGTTTTCCGGAACAAGACAATAATCACTTTTTGCAACGTCAATGGCGTAATATCGCTCGTTGTTATTTGCTGCAGGATAATTTTGAACAAGCGTTGAATATTTTGAATCGCCTGTTACAAACTTCTGCAACCTTTAATTTAATCAGTGATACGCAACGAGCGCTGATTTTGCGTAACCGAGTGTTTTATCGCCAAGGTAGAATGGATCTTGCACAAAAAGATTTGATTCGAGCGTTAAATTTAACTCAACAAACCAATTTTATCAGTGCTTTTGTGATTGAAGGCGATTTGATGGCACAGCAAATCCGTCAGTTGTTACAAATCAATGTGTTGGATGAACTTTCGACCCACAAAGCGCAGTTTATTTTGCGGAGTATTAACCAGCACAATCGCCATAAATTTGCGCATTTTGATGAAGAATTTGTCGCTAACTTGTTGAAGAATCCACAAGTACCGGAATTACTTAAAATCAGTCCGCTTACCGCGAGAGAATGGCAGGTGCTCGGCTTAATTTATTCAGGCTATAGTAACGAACAAATTTCACAGGAATTGGTGGTAGCGATAACTACGATTAAAACGCATATTCGTAATTTGTATCAAAAAATCGGTGTGGCGAATCGTAGTGAAGCGATTGAATATACACGCAGTTTATTGAGAATGATGGGGTATAGCTAA
- a CDS encoding BaiN/RdsA family NAD(P)/FAD-dependent oxidoreductase, translated as MQHFDVVIIGAGASGLFCAAQLGQAGKRVAVLDSGKKIGRKILMSGGGFCNFTNLEVTANHYLSQNKHFVKSALARYTNWDFIALVAQYGIGYHEKELGQLFCDESSQQIVDLLQAECDKGKVEIFLRQAVISVEKFAKNFQIQTASETFETEHLVIATGGLSMPALGASPFGYKIAEQFNIPVIPPRASLVPFTWKDSDKHFATLSGIALPIRATCGQQSFSNQMLFTHRGLSGPAILQISNYWDLGETVEIDLLPSDDISAILTELRQSSPKLQLKTVLSRYLPKKLVEFWLEQGDFKDNVIAQLSKAELAQLDQLIHHWQFLPNGTEGYRTAEVTMGGVDTDFISSKTMQAKHTEGLYFIGEVLDVTGWLGGYNFQWAWSSAFACAEAIIEK; from the coding sequence ATGCAACATTTTGATGTCGTTATCATTGGCGCCGGCGCATCCGGTTTATTTTGCGCCGCACAACTTGGACAAGCCGGCAAACGAGTCGCCGTTTTAGACTCGGGTAAAAAGATCGGACGTAAAATTTTAATGTCCGGCGGTGGTTTTTGTAACTTTACTAATTTAGAGGTTACGGCGAATCATTACCTCAGCCAAAATAAACACTTTGTAAAATCGGCGCTGGCTCGTTATACCAATTGGGACTTTATCGCTTTAGTCGCACAATACGGGATCGGCTACCACGAAAAAGAATTAGGACAATTATTCTGTGACGAAAGCTCGCAGCAAATTGTCGATTTACTGCAAGCGGAATGTGACAAAGGCAAAGTGGAAATCTTTTTACGACAAGCGGTCATTTCTGTCGAAAAATTTGCAAAAAATTTCCAAATTCAGACCGCTAGTGAAACCTTTGAAACCGAGCATTTAGTCATCGCCACCGGGGGCTTATCTATGCCAGCGTTAGGCGCTAGCCCATTCGGTTATAAAATTGCCGAACAATTCAATATTCCGGTGATTCCGCCACGAGCAAGCCTTGTGCCTTTTACTTGGAAAGACTCGGACAAACATTTTGCGACACTTTCCGGCATTGCGTTACCGATTCGCGCTACTTGCGGGCAGCAAAGTTTTAGTAATCAAATGCTGTTTACTCATCGAGGTTTATCCGGCCCGGCAATTTTGCAAATTTCTAATTATTGGGACTTGGGTGAAACGGTAGAAATTGATTTGTTACCTTCTGATGACATTTCAGCAATCTTAACCGAATTGCGTCAATCTTCGCCGAAATTACAGCTAAAAACCGTATTAAGTCGTTACTTACCGAAAAAATTAGTCGAGTTTTGGTTGGAACAAGGTGATTTCAAAGATAATGTGATTGCTCAGCTAAGCAAAGCGGAATTAGCTCAGTTAGATCAACTGATTCACCATTGGCAATTTTTACCCAACGGAACGGAAGGTTATCGTACCGCCGAGGTCACAATGGGTGGTGTAGATACTGATTTTATTTCGTCAAAAACAATGCAAGCGAAACATACCGAAGGGCTTTATTTTATCGGTGAAGTGTTGGATGTGACCGGCTGGCTCGGCGGCTATAATTTCCAATGGGCGTGGTCGTCCGCTTTTGCTTGTGCGGAAGCGATTATTGAAAAATAG